AAAAGCCTAAGTACTTGGTAACATTCACAGTCGGTTGGGGTCAAAGGGGCAATATTGATGCATCAATAAGAAAGGTTCCACTATATAACTATTTTTTGTGTTAAACATAAAACGATATTCTGTGTTTTTTTGTATGTGATGCTTATTTGAGTTTCCCGTCATGAATATTTTGTAGTTTTCTGCGGATTTCCAAATCTTGCTTTTTCATTACGATGGTGTAGTTACCGAGTGGGATCAATATGAGTGGTCAAAGCAGGCAATACATATTAGCGTAAGGAAACAAACAAAATGGTATGTTTGAGGTCCTTTTACGTTCATGTTCATCACATTGTCATTCCTATTtatgtttattgtttttttactTCTTAAAATAGGTGGTATGCAAAGAGGTTTTTGCATCCAGATATTGTAGCAGCATATGATTATATTTTCATTTGGGATGAAGATCTTGGTGTTGAGCACTTTAATGCGGACAAGTATTTCTCTCTGCTCATGAATTGTTTATTTAATTCTAAATTGTTGGTGTGTATATCTGTAAAATTAATTCCGTGCGCATTGGATTCCAGGTATATCCAGTTGGTTAAGAAACACGGGTTGGAGATTTCTCAGCCCGGTCTTGAACCGAATAATGGATTAACTTGGCAAATGACAAAGAGGAGAGGTGATAAAGAAGTTCACAAGTATGTTACATTGTTATGATTGTTTAGTAGTTTATATTCGTATAATGTTTCTTATAATAACTTCTTGATGTGGACCGTACTTAAGTCGCATATGCTTTTATTGGTCCACAGAGACACTGAAGAAAAACCAGGATGGTGCAGCGATCCTCATTTGCCTCCCTGTGCAGcgtactctctctctctctctctctctctcactatgACGTCGTGCATTACATTTATCTACGTCACTTAAGTTTAATAATTAATTTTTCTACTTTATTCAGATTTGTAGAAATTATGGCTCCTGTATTTTCTCGGGCAGCTTGGCGGTGTGTGTGGCATATGATTCAGGTAAATTTACATTTCAACTATCAGTACTATATGGTCAAATGGCACATGTGCACATTGTTACCAATACAGTAATCGCTAATATTGGCTTTGTTATTTGCTTACAGAATGACCTGGTGCATGGATGGGGGTTGGATTTTGCACTAAGAAGATGCGTAAAAGTCAGTTAATCCTTCTATTTTCTCATCATGTaccttattttttttttctgcaAACATTGACTTTTTTGACCTCACAGCCTGCACATGAGAAAATTGGCGTTGTTGATTCACAGTGGATCATTCATCAAGTCGTTCCTTCCTTGGGTAGCCAGGCGAGTCATCATTTTGTTTGAAGTATTAATTATCTATCTTTTGACTTCCTTTTTTTGTTTACTTCTCACAcgattgtttattattattattaattcagGGTCAATCAGAGAATGGTGAAGCTCCATGGAAAGGGGTACGTGATAGATGCAAAAGCGAGTGGGCGTTGTTCCAAGATCGACTTGCAAATGCAGATAAAGCTTATTTCAAGCAGATTGGAAAGGAGTGAAGTGTTGCTTGCTGTAGGAAGATATGTATGTACATTGTTTTGTTTCCTTTTGACCTTTCATCCATGTTACGAAAGGTGGTGAGCGTGACCAAAGCCCGCTTGAGGTGGCTTCTGTGTTCGCCACAGGGATCCATAGCACAACATACTTTGTACTCTAGCGTGATATGATTAGCAGAAAAAATGTCGGCTTTTGTGCATAGTTTAAGATTTAGCAGAGTGGTTTTCTTTCTGTTCGGATGTGTTAACCTGACATACGTTCTGTTTTTATTACTGTTTGCAACTTGTCCCACTAGTGCTTTGGAGAATACTGTTGTCTTGTTttgtatataatttttttttatttgggcAAAAGTTGACTTGATTACATAAACTAAGTGGGATTAAGAAATATGAAATATCAAAGAAGCCCAATGGAATACTTGAATTCACAGCCCACAATCAAAGCCCAATGATTGCTAAACACCCAAATATGTGCATTTGGGTTGGCCCTGTTTAGTTTTGTAGAAAATCAACTCCGATctattcaaaacatcaaattgCTTGTTGTTTTGAGCCTTTATATATTAGTGATTAATCTATTGCAAGTTACAACGGCGGGCTTCCAAGTTCCACCACACCACCGCGGAACCATACCCATAAGacattatagtgggtatgttgacTGATTCCACCATTAGATTAGCCATAAGGATTATAATGGGTTTGTTGATTGTCTCTAGACTAGATGGCTAATCGGATACCTGTGATGTGACAAACTGGTAATCAAGCTGTAAGATCGATAAAGAGAAGACGAACACTTGAGAGAAGAAGGGTAAAATCCCATTCAAATAATCGATCTTGTAGTACTGAGTGATTCTACTTAACACAATTTCCTATAGCCCCATCTATTTCTATTATTGACATATGACCTCCTATACTCTTTATCATAACAATATCTTTATCAAACATTGAGTTAACAAGGTATAGCAAAGTATAACTCGGAAGTGATTGCTTTTTTTTCGTCTTTATAACTCGAATTAAGTTATTTTATATATCTTTGAAGTTGGATTCACCTTTAGTTTATTtccatttttcaaaattaaaaaaaatctggATTCAACTTTGTAATCAAACAACTACTTGTGAATACAAACCATGGTTTCTTAATTTGTCTTAAACTAGTTCGTCATAAGAAAACAACTACATAGAAAATTATCAATTTGTTTATACAAAAATTGTAATTCGATAGAAACATCCCATCTGTTTTTTTGTTTAAATAAATCTATATAAACATGTGAGAGTTGGGGGTCTATCTGGCAGTCTTTCTATCCTCAATGATAGAGGTAAGTTTTGCCTACATTCCACCCTCCTCGCACCCTACCATTAGCTTTGCTATTTGCGGGATTTACTGAGTAGGGTTGTTGTAtataaggctggagggtgtggtataAGCTCCTatgggctttatcacgccacgtCAGATCCACCTAGACGCCACGTCATATGGGAGGCTTTAAAGCCCCTCcctttaacttgcatgcaatggtttaaagtcctctattaaacaaaattaaaaaaaaagattttattaGTTGAAAAGAGGTGGGTCCCACCTGCACACCCCTTTAACACTCGTTAACACCATAGCGAACAAGGGGTAGCGCCCCCTTTTAACAAGCACAAGGTGGTTGGTGGCGTCCCGGGGCGCTATAGATGTTGATGTGGCAGGGCAGCGCTAAGCCACACCGTGTAGCCTGAACATGTGAAAACCATTTTAGTTGCGCCAGAAAACTATAGCTATCTGTTTTGTCATGGTTATACCTTTTTTATTGACACTTACTAATAAAAATAACGAATACATCTTTTTCTAAACCGTCATATttacaacaacaaaaaaaaaatcattttttttatagaTTGTTACCTTTGATATGCATATAAGATAACAAAACGACCTAACAATTGAATAGTCATTGTTAGGCTACTCTTTTTGGATTAATTTTCTGAATCTTAATGGAAAGTAGAATGATTTTGTGGAGTGGGTTAAGAGGGTACATCAAGGTCAAAATTAAACTTACAATTATTAATTATTAGTAAGCAAAGGTTGTTGAGTCCAGGTCCAAGCTGTTTGGAGGAGTATTATTCAAGATGCCTTCATTCCACCTAACATATATATTAATGCAACTATTTTAATACATTTATGATTTTCTATTACATACAAGTAGTTAAGCTTTTAACATGTTTATTGCACGCTTCTTGACTTAAAAATGCTTTTGAGCCACTATATATGTTTATGTGCATATAAAATAAAATTATCACTTATAACCATAAATATAATCACATGTAATTAGATATTGCTTAATAGTAGTATAGTACTAGACATGATAATTACGTGTTATGCATCAAACAAATCTTTTGTACATAAAAATGTAATAATGATGCAAATAACTAAATATAGAATTTAAATGCTTGTTCAATACAAAAACAGTTCTATATAGAGAACTATAAGAATCATATAATCACTTATAATTATTGTTTGATCTGTAATACATAAACAATTATTTGTATAACACTATGTGTAGTGAAATaattaaaaagtgtaaaagataCTATCATGTAGTAAGTAGGGATTTAATGAAACTACACATTCACAAGGGTACAATGGTTTAgctaaaatttaaataaaaataaaaaaaataaaaattagtgATTGGTCGAAATAATTGTTGACTCCATCTCTATCTCCTTCACGGTGTTTGACACCCCTTTTATTGGCCGAGGACGATAGATCACTATCCTCAATTTTTATAAAGTAAACTTTATGAGCACTATATATCAAGTTTAGTGATGTAATTAATAAAGTGAAATTACAATATCAACAACCATGGGTCCTGACAAGTTGGTATAATGGTTATTCACTTGGTTTCTCTTCTTGAGGTCTCAAGTTCAACTCCCACTAGCATCACTTTGAAGGACATTGGTGGTGGCAATGAAGTTTAGAACTAGGCCTCTCTAGAGATCGCCAGTTCGAAACCGAGCCGAATCGGGTTTTGCCGTAGTGGGCTTTCGGGCggcgggttttccccggaactggtggctCGGGTATGCATCCAACTTTGACCGTTACGAAGAAGGGGATACATTTGCTCAATTAAGGACATCCCAGGATGCTTATCCGATGATTTagttgccgttaaaaaaaataaaaaaaaaaaacatggcaTGAAtttaaatttagttttaaaataaTAACGGCTATAGTGAGAATAGAAACAATATATATTAGTTTTGCCGTCAAATCGAAGCAAACATGGAAGGAAGGAAGAATTCCAAATATTAGGTACCAACCAACCGCTGATGAAG
Above is a window of Helianthus annuus cultivar XRQ/B chromosome 14, HanXRQr2.0-SUNRISE, whole genome shotgun sequence DNA encoding:
- the LOC110904287 gene encoding uncharacterized protein LOC110904287, coding for MMKGMHRSGVFKKSNGTAKLIITTIMGIVVGYFIGVSFPSVSITKVILPSSIYSPFDMTMHEDRSKALERSFPENLGSGNTPETPKIYVPTNPRGAESLPPGIVVAETDLYLRRLWGEPSEDLKKKPKYLVTFTVGWGQRGNIDASIRKFSADFQILLFHYDGVVTEWDQYEWSKQAIHISVRKQTKWWYAKRFLHPDIVAAYDYIFIWDEDLGVEHFNADKYIQLVKKHGLEISQPGLEPNNGLTWQMTKRRGDKEVHKDTEEKPGWCSDPHLPPCAAFVEIMAPVFSRAAWRCVWHMIQNDLVHGWGLDFALRRCVKPAHEKIGVVDSQWIIHQVVPSLGSQGQSENGEAPWKGVRDRCKSEWALFQDRLANADKAYFKQIGKE